A genome region from candidate division KSB1 bacterium includes the following:
- a CDS encoding AI-2E family transporter: MNSRYLAQAALFMLLLVISFMFFAMIRQFLLVIFLAGVFSGMARPMYTKLYRLLGQRRALSASLTLLLILLVILLPLLGLLGIVASQAIKISQSVAPWVQERLNSPDLFDNLLKGLPFQQTLQTYQVEIVQKAGQIVDSVSTFMINSLSAATMSTVNFIFLFFVFLYTLFFFLLDGEKLLRTILYYLPLPGKDENRMLARFTSVTRATIKGTFVIGMIQGGLGGLAFYITGMNSVLFWATCMTVLSIIPGVGSALIWGPAALLFAVSGKWLQAAGLTAFGILIIGMVDNFLRPVLVGRDTQMHQLLIFFSTLGGLSMFGLAGFIIGPIVAALFVTIWQIYGETFQHSLPEVPEKN; this comes from the coding sequence ATGAATTCCCGTTACCTGGCGCAGGCAGCCCTCTTTATGCTTTTGCTGGTGATTTCTTTCATGTTTTTTGCCATGATCCGTCAGTTCCTGTTGGTTATTTTTCTGGCGGGTGTGTTCAGCGGCATGGCGCGTCCCATGTATACGAAACTGTACCGGTTATTGGGACAGCGGAGAGCGCTGTCTGCATCTCTGACCCTGCTTTTGATTTTACTGGTTATTTTACTGCCGCTTTTGGGATTGCTCGGAATCGTTGCATCACAGGCCATTAAAATAAGTCAGTCAGTAGCACCCTGGGTTCAGGAACGACTGAACTCTCCGGATCTGTTTGACAATCTTCTGAAAGGCTTGCCTTTTCAGCAGACATTGCAGACCTATCAGGTAGAGATTGTACAAAAAGCCGGACAAATTGTTGATTCCGTCAGCACGTTTATGATCAACAGCCTTTCGGCCGCAACCATGTCCACGGTCAACTTTATATTCTTGTTTTTTGTGTTTCTTTATACACTCTTTTTTTTCCTGCTGGATGGTGAAAAACTGCTGCGCACCATTCTTTATTATCTGCCGCTGCCCGGTAAAGATGAAAACCGGATGCTGGCCAGGTTCACCTCGGTTACCCGGGCCACCATCAAAGGCACCTTTGTTATCGGCATGATTCAGGGCGGACTGGGCGGACTTGCCTTTTACATCACCGGGATGAACAGTGTGTTGTTTTGGGCCACCTGTATGACAGTTTTGTCGATCATTCCGGGGGTGGGATCAGCATTAATCTGGGGCCCGGCCGCACTTTTGTTTGCAGTATCCGGGAAATGGCTTCAGGCAGCCGGTTTGACGGCGTTCGGGATACTCATTATCGGGATGGTGGACAACTTTCTCCGGCCTGTTTTGGTGGGGCGGGATACGCAAATGCACCAGTTGCTGATATTTTTCAGTACACTGGGCGGTCTAAGTATGTTTGGTCTGGCCGGGTTTATCATCGGTCCGATTGTGGCTGCCTTGTTTGTCACCATCTGGCAAATCTACGGAGAGACCTTTCAGCATTCCCTGCCCGAGGTGCCGGAAAAAAACTGA
- a CDS encoding OsmC family protein, with amino-acid sequence MKRTAKAVWKGKGPQGSGVLSTQSKVLQDQAYSFKSRFEDKEGKQGTNPEELIAAAHAGCFAMALSAMLAEQDFTTESLHVEATLTLDKKGEGFEITGSHLSLEAQIPDIDNDTFQTVANQAKDGCPVSAVLNCEKTLTAILK; translated from the coding sequence ATGAAACGAACCGCAAAAGCCGTTTGGAAAGGTAAAGGTCCCCAGGGTTCCGGTGTATTGTCCACTCAGAGTAAAGTCCTGCAGGATCAGGCTTATTCGTTCAAGTCACGGTTTGAAGACAAAGAAGGCAAACAGGGCACCAATCCGGAAGAATTGATCGCGGCGGCGCATGCCGGGTGCTTTGCCATGGCGCTCAGTGCCATGCTGGCTGAACAGGATTTCACGACAGAATCCCTGCATGTCGAGGCCACGCTGACCCTTGATAAAAAAGGTGAAGGATTTGAAATAACCGGATCGCATCTAAGCCTTGAAGCGCAAATTCCGGATATTGATAACGATACGTTTCAAACGGTCGCCAATCAGGCCAAGGACGGATGTCCGGTATCCGCTGTGCTCAATTGTGAAAAAACGTTAACAGCTATATTAAAATAA
- a CDS encoding DUF58 domain-containing protein, translated as MANSNSKYKDILKPEAVSRLSNLNLIARLVVEGFITGLHRSPYHGFSVEFAEHRPYMAGDDTRHIDWKVYAKTDRYYVKQFEEETNLKSMILLDTSASMNYTSHTITKFEYSRYLAAALAYLMIKQRDAVGMVTFDETLQTIPAAPVCAFISEYLAAGNGRDRDRCGNQYRRDIACCLRTGYGGGV; from the coding sequence ATGGCGAATTCCAACAGCAAATACAAAGATATCCTGAAACCGGAAGCTGTATCCCGGTTGTCCAATCTGAACCTGATCGCCCGGCTGGTGGTGGAAGGGTTTATCACAGGTCTGCACCGTAGTCCTTATCACGGATTCAGCGTTGAATTTGCAGAACATCGGCCTTACATGGCCGGCGATGACACGCGCCATATTGACTGGAAAGTGTATGCCAAAACCGACCGGTATTATGTCAAGCAATTCGAGGAAGAGACGAATCTCAAGAGTATGATTCTGCTGGATACCTCGGCATCCATGAATTATACATCTCATACCATCACAAAATTCGAATACAGCCGCTATCTGGCGGCCGCTCTTGCCTATTTGATGATCAAACAGCGGGATGCGGTAGGAATGGTAACATTTGATGAAACACTGCAAACGATACCTGCCGCCCCGGTCTGTGCCTTCATTTCTGAATATCTTGCTGCAGGAAATGGGAGAGATAGAGACCGGTGCGGAAACCAATATCGCCGAGACATTGCATGCTGCTTGCGGACCGGATACGGCGGCGGGGTTTGA
- a CDS encoding TIGR00725 family protein has protein sequence MQRKPVIGVMGGSTVSSKVTREAYELGQQIAKNGWVLLNGGRDAGVMRASAEGAKSKNGLTLGILMGASKHQANPYIDIPICTNMGDARNVINVLSSDIIVACPGSAGTLSEIALALKNNKTVISLHTPVPSVIEEYESAGQFILVHSVSECIEEIEAWLNESQLKI, from the coding sequence ATGCAACGCAAACCGGTAATCGGTGTAATGGGCGGTTCCACCGTCAGCTCCAAAGTAACCCGGGAAGCTTATGAACTGGGACAACAAATTGCGAAAAACGGCTGGGTACTGTTAAACGGAGGACGCGACGCCGGCGTGATGCGCGCTTCGGCGGAAGGCGCCAAGAGTAAAAACGGACTCACTCTGGGGATATTAATGGGAGCATCCAAACACCAGGCCAATCCCTATATCGACATTCCGATTTGTACCAATATGGGAGATGCTCGCAATGTCATCAATGTCCTGAGCAGCGATATCATCGTTGCCTGTCCCGGTTCCGCCGGAACATTATCGGAAATTGCACTGGCGCTGAAAAACAATAAAACCGTAATTTCCCTGCACACACCGGTTCCATCGGTGATCGAAGAATATGAATCCGCCGGTCAATTTATACTCGTCCATTCGGTTTCAGAGTGCATCGAAGAAATTGAAGCGTGGCTGAACGAGTCGCAGTTAAAAATCTGA
- a CDS encoding ATP-binding protein produces MNVETWLLLAGGLVVAPALWMWFRIRKRSIFQARLAVLFFILIIVPVLPLTWLASRFLSKSTEILTLPRVERALVSSLNVIRSQLNERGQRILREMTNTRVLPATLRAFDLDYFGIVEIQQDSVYLSEFESVHDDEDVPGHFSISTDFKDRLAYGHIEKIDTVSFFESYYVLPDSSIAFTGYRIPEEISGVVQDISTAHRQFSALSFLHQTFIEERIIGIVLVVFVLLLSSLSLALSRWIASGVSEPIRKLSKGMKLIAQGRLSHRVHIKAKGEMAFLVSTFNSMADELQEYRKQLKRMERATAWREIARQVSHEIKNPLTPIEISLYRLESSLSEEKSLNSDVAEALRIIKEEIACIRKITTEFSQFARMPLLEPARQSVSAIVRDSVQLFRNQQNEIDIRMDAQDEFVIEVDEQQLRRALHNLIKNALEASQTGDTVSVRIEKGGTGPNGVCIRVRDTGCGMDEAMMARIFEPDFTTKKEGSGIGLFLSEKIVCDHGGKLRVKSEKGTGTEFSMML; encoded by the coding sequence TTGAATGTCGAAACCTGGCTCTTACTTGCAGGGGGACTGGTGGTGGCGCCGGCCTTGTGGATGTGGTTTCGAATCCGCAAGCGTTCGATATTTCAGGCGCGACTGGCGGTTTTGTTTTTCATTCTGATCATTGTTCCTGTTCTGCCCCTGACTTGGCTGGCCAGCCGGTTTCTAAGCAAGAGTACGGAAATATTAACACTTCCCCGGGTGGAACGTGCGCTTGTCAGCTCCCTGAATGTGATCCGATCGCAGCTGAACGAACGCGGTCAGCGTATTTTGAGAGAAATGACAAACACGCGCGTGTTGCCGGCCACGCTGCGAGCTTTTGATCTGGATTATTTCGGAATTGTTGAAATACAACAGGATTCAGTGTATCTGAGTGAATTTGAATCCGTGCATGACGATGAGGATGTGCCCGGACACTTTTCAATATCGACTGATTTTAAGGATCGACTGGCATACGGTCACATCGAAAAAATTGATACAGTGTCGTTTTTTGAAAGCTATTATGTGCTGCCGGACAGCAGCATTGCCTTTACAGGATACCGGATACCGGAGGAGATATCCGGTGTGGTGCAGGACATCTCTACGGCGCACCGCCAGTTTTCCGCCCTGAGCTTTTTGCATCAGACGTTTATTGAGGAACGCATAATCGGCATTGTCCTGGTTGTTTTTGTTCTGTTGCTCTCAAGTCTGTCCCTGGCGTTGTCGCGCTGGATTGCTTCAGGGGTGAGTGAACCCATTCGAAAACTCTCCAAAGGCATGAAGCTGATTGCACAAGGCCGGCTCTCTCATCGTGTGCATATCAAAGCGAAAGGAGAAATGGCCTTTCTGGTATCTACCTTTAACAGCATGGCGGATGAACTGCAGGAATACCGCAAGCAGTTAAAACGAATGGAGCGCGCGACTGCCTGGCGTGAAATCGCGCGGCAGGTCTCGCATGAGATTAAAAATCCTCTCACCCCCATAGAGATATCCTTGTACCGGCTGGAATCCAGTCTGTCTGAAGAAAAGTCGCTCAACTCGGATGTGGCGGAAGCCCTCAGAATTATAAAGGAAGAGATTGCATGCATCCGCAAGATCACCACGGAATTTTCACAATTTGCGCGTATGCCGCTGCTGGAACCCGCTCGCCAATCCGTTTCAGCTATTGTTCGTGATTCTGTGCAGTTGTTTCGGAATCAGCAAAACGAAATTGACATCCGTATGGATGCGCAGGATGAGTTTGTAATCGAGGTTGATGAACAGCAATTGAGACGCGCGCTGCATAACCTGATCAAAAATGCTCTCGAAGCCAGTCAAACGGGTGACACCGTATCGGTGCGGATTGAAAAGGGCGGGACAGGACCCAACGGGGTATGCATACGGGTTCGGGATACGGGCTGCGGAATGGATGAAGCGATGATGGCGCGAATTTTTGAACCGGATTTCACAACCAAAAAAGAGGGGTCTGGGATTGGGTTGTTTCTGTCGGAAAAAATTGTCTGCGATCATGGCGGAAAATTGCGTGTCAAGAGCGAAAAAGGAACAGGTACGGAATTTTCGATGATGCTGTAA
- a CDS encoding MoxR family ATPase, whose protein sequence is MIDKTRDDVRNVEQLQQAHQTIVEQIDKVIVGQRQIVNELLIALLSRGHCLLVGVPGLAKTLLISTVSRVLDLSFSRIQFTPDLMPSDITGTEVIEEDKSTGKKAFKFVRGPVFANIVLADEINRTPPKTQSALLQAMQEHEVSAAGETFQLTEPFFVLATQNPIEQEGTYPLPEAQLDRFMFNLWVDYPSEIEEREIVRLTTSELKADLQPVLHADEIIALQNLVRRVPVADAVIEYAVALVRRTRPSDTKAPDFVRDWINWGAGPRASQYLILGAKTRAILHGRTTPDIEDVNAVSRPVLRHRIVINFNAEAEGIDSTQIITKLIDGS, encoded by the coding sequence ATGATTGATAAGACACGCGATGATGTCCGGAATGTGGAACAGCTCCAACAGGCTCATCAGACGATTGTTGAACAAATAGACAAGGTTATTGTGGGACAGCGTCAGATAGTGAACGAACTTTTGATCGCGCTGCTGTCACGCGGCCACTGTCTGCTGGTCGGTGTGCCCGGCCTGGCAAAAACATTGTTAATCAGCACGGTTTCCCGGGTTCTGGATTTGAGTTTTAGCCGCATCCAGTTCACACCGGACCTGATGCCCTCGGATATTACGGGAACGGAAGTGATTGAAGAAGACAAGTCCACCGGTAAAAAAGCCTTTAAATTTGTGCGCGGTCCGGTGTTTGCGAATATTGTGCTGGCGGATGAGATCAACCGGACTCCGCCTAAAACCCAGTCCGCACTGCTGCAGGCGATGCAGGAACACGAGGTCAGTGCAGCCGGTGAAACATTCCAGCTGACAGAACCGTTTTTTGTGCTGGCGACCCAGAATCCAATTGAGCAGGAAGGTACCTATCCGCTTCCGGAAGCGCAGCTTGACCGGTTTATGTTCAATCTCTGGGTGGATTATCCGTCAGAGATTGAAGAGCGGGAGATTGTGCGTCTGACCACCAGTGAACTCAAAGCGGACTTGCAGCCGGTTCTGCACGCCGATGAGATTATTGCCCTTCAGAATCTGGTCCGCCGTGTCCCGGTTGCTGACGCGGTCATTGAGTATGCTGTGGCGCTGGTGCGGCGTACTCGTCCCTCGGACACCAAAGCGCCGGATTTTGTCCGTGACTGGATCAACTGGGGCGCCGGACCGAGGGCGTCACAGTATTTGATCCTGGGCGCAAAAACCCGGGCTATTCTGCATGGGCGCACCACACCTGATATTGAGGATGTGAACGCCGTATCCCGGCCGGTGCTCCGTCACAGAATTGTGATCAATTTTAATGCGGAAGCTGAAGGCATCGATTCCACACAGATTATTACAAAATTAATTGACGGCTCCTGA
- the rlmN gene encoding 23S rRNA (adenine(2503)-C(2))-methyltransferase RlmN has product MNERTDIKSKQHLIGMTRSELEQFVLSLGEKKFRGRQIYQWIYQKDARSFDAMTDLSTNFRDTLPALAEIGHLTCLETRGTEETGSVKYLFRLSDGECVESVLIPDENRRTLCVSAQIGCALNCRFCATAKIGFHRNLTSGEIVDQLLYIKHATGKPITNVVYMGMGEPFQNYTAVIKAADLMSDPQGMATSPRRIVISTAGIADKIIQFTDEGQKYRLALSLNSPFQDERRELMPVTRQWNLDELLQAARYYTRISGNKLTFEYVLFAELNDTRKHALALKDILKSVNSKLNLIPYNAVDDQFKRPGPEKVDQFVQWLLPLKAGLSVRWSRGTDIKAACGQLAGEENQRKIQSGR; this is encoded by the coding sequence ATGAATGAAAGAACAGACATAAAATCCAAACAACACCTCATCGGTATGACCCGGTCGGAACTGGAGCAGTTTGTCCTGTCGCTCGGGGAAAAAAAGTTTCGCGGCCGGCAGATTTACCAATGGATTTACCAAAAAGATGCCCGCTCTTTTGACGCAATGACCGATCTTTCCACGAACTTTCGAGACACGCTCCCGGCATTAGCGGAAATCGGGCATTTGACCTGCCTGGAAACGCGCGGTACAGAGGAAACCGGGTCGGTAAAATATTTATTCAGACTGTCTGACGGAGAATGTGTGGAGAGCGTTCTGATTCCTGATGAAAACCGGCGCACTTTGTGTGTTTCCGCGCAGATCGGCTGCGCCCTCAACTGCCGGTTTTGCGCCACCGCAAAAATCGGATTCCACCGCAACCTGACGTCCGGCGAAATCGTGGACCAACTCTTGTACATAAAACACGCGACCGGCAAACCGATAACCAATGTCGTGTATATGGGAATGGGAGAACCGTTTCAGAATTACACAGCCGTCATAAAAGCCGCAGATCTAATGTCCGACCCGCAGGGTATGGCAACGAGTCCGCGCCGGATTGTCATTTCCACAGCCGGAATTGCAGACAAAATCATTCAATTCACAGATGAAGGCCAAAAGTACAGGCTGGCCCTGTCATTAAACTCGCCGTTTCAGGATGAGAGACGTGAACTCATGCCGGTCACACGCCAATGGAATCTGGATGAACTGCTGCAGGCGGCCCGATATTACACCCGGATATCCGGCAACAAACTAACGTTCGAGTATGTACTGTTTGCAGAACTCAATGATACCCGAAAGCATGCCCTTGCATTGAAAGACATTTTAAAATCCGTAAACAGCAAGCTGAATCTGATCCCCTACAACGCCGTGGACGATCAATTCAAGCGTCCGGGGCCGGAAAAAGTAGATCAATTTGTCCAATGGCTGCTGCCGCTCAAAGCGGGACTGTCTGTACGCTGGAGCCGGGGCACGGATATCAAGGCAGCCTGCGGTCAGCTTGCCGGTGAGGAGAATCAACGGAAAATCCAATCAGGGAGGTAA
- a CDS encoding tocopherol cyclase family protein, which yields MFQTIKSIWSPDDFHETSKAPYFEGWFYRFTDAARRNTLAVIPGFYRSPESREHAFIMILNGRTRQTAYKKFPADQFRASGKSHHIAIGNNIFSHDKVHLELDVLSGALNFSALTPWPITALSPGAMGVYAFIPFMQCYHAVLSFSHTLQGSLKTNGQLVNFDNGLGYTEKDWGSGFPRAYIWVQCQHFQSGDCSLMVSIAHIPWLKRYFPGFLAALRHGNRFYAFTTYNGANLIKCRGGKKQIEFSIQKHDYELEVHARRSDGGLLHAPVRGQMRPAVEESLTSSVSLELRRNNKALLQTRGELAGLDVYGDVSCLFKS from the coding sequence ATGTTTCAAACTATTAAATCCATATGGTCACCGGATGATTTTCACGAGACATCAAAAGCCCCTTATTTTGAAGGCTGGTTCTATCGATTTACAGATGCAGCTCGCCGAAACACTCTGGCCGTCATTCCCGGCTTTTATCGCTCACCCGAATCCCGGGAACACGCTTTTATTATGATCCTGAACGGCCGTACCCGTCAAACAGCGTACAAAAAATTTCCGGCAGATCAATTCAGGGCATCTGGTAAATCACATCACATCGCTATCGGGAACAATATTTTCAGTCATGACAAAGTACATCTCGAATTAGATGTTCTAAGCGGCGCCCTGAATTTCTCCGCGCTGACCCCCTGGCCTATAACCGCCCTCTCCCCCGGCGCTATGGGCGTATACGCTTTTATTCCGTTCATGCAGTGTTACCACGCCGTGCTCTCGTTTTCACACACTCTGCAAGGCTCACTGAAAACCAATGGACAACTGGTCAATTTTGACAACGGTCTGGGATATACTGAAAAAGACTGGGGCTCCGGATTTCCGCGCGCCTATATCTGGGTTCAATGTCAGCATTTTCAGTCCGGGGATTGTTCGCTTATGGTGTCCATCGCGCATATCCCCTGGCTGAAACGCTATTTTCCGGGTTTTCTGGCCGCTTTGAGACATGGAAACCGGTTCTATGCGTTCACAACGTATAATGGAGCCAACCTGATAAAATGTCGGGGCGGCAAAAAGCAGATAGAATTTTCCATTCAGAAACACGACTATGAACTGGAGGTGCATGCCCGGCGCAGCGACGGCGGTCTTTTGCATGCTCCGGTCCGGGGACAGATGCGTCCCGCCGTCGAAGAAAGCCTGACCTCGTCCGTTTCATTAGAACTGCGGCGCAACAATAAAGCACTATTGCAAACAAGGGGAGAATTGGCAGGACTGGATGTATACGGAGATGTATCCTGCCTTTTCAAGTCATAA